A single window of Sporosarcina sp. FSL W7-1349 DNA harbors:
- a CDS encoding motility associated factor glycosyltransferase family protein, with product MSSTYEIESVQTKTNLKTLKVNGFFLHSRYDPIKEAEQFAEKNYKENHLHILFGYGLGYFVKALQNKLGDNDNLLIIDPMFNELKDMVEMSNVDIVNKIEGRTIEIKINKILLASNINATIICSPNYEKLFPVEYKTVLNLVKEVLKINRLQRNTINFFAEAWQENYIRNLIHVAKDASLSELESKLDFPVVVASGGPSLIKQIPKLKEVRNRIILIASGSTVNTLLHYKIEPDFVISIDGGENNYNHYKDTTFSNSKLIYSIRNHYKIRNQFCETGFAFIPSIEPDVAKHIKQITGKELPMLLGGTSVAVYALTVALYISSGKVALIGQDLAYTDNKTHAEHNKNFRKVDENYKKKRGTFFTEGYYGEDVLTDTPFLSMKKGFEQVAEISKEHDRLYNCTEGGAKINGFQQIPFDMFCSFIQPEKVDIVLESTIEKTDFTLFKDKVQGEVQMYDQLANHLEKGINLLTSNKSNRIFDTKVVKGLNNVDKQLKKVFNQVSMNSIVNPITLDTLNNFLSKQTESKLEEFERVYKQNYELYSRLLEATKLSKQYTIDLLNEVDNKLKGEYDDGNGRTY from the coding sequence TTGTCAAGTACATATGAAATAGAATCTGTTCAAACAAAAACGAACTTAAAAACGTTAAAAGTAAATGGTTTTTTTTTGCATAGCAGATACGACCCTATAAAAGAAGCAGAGCAATTCGCAGAAAAAAATTATAAGGAAAATCATCTACATATTCTATTCGGCTATGGTCTAGGATATTTTGTAAAAGCCTTGCAAAACAAGTTGGGAGATAATGATAATCTTTTAATTATTGATCCTATGTTTAATGAACTGAAAGATATGGTCGAAATGTCTAATGTTGATATTGTAAACAAAATAGAAGGAAGAACAATTGAAATTAAAATAAATAAGATATTACTGGCATCAAATATAAATGCAACCATAATTTGTTCTCCTAATTATGAAAAATTATTTCCTGTTGAATATAAAACCGTTTTAAATTTAGTAAAAGAAGTTTTGAAAATTAATAGATTACAGCGGAATACGATTAATTTTTTTGCTGAAGCATGGCAGGAAAACTATATACGTAACCTTATTCATGTTGCCAAAGATGCAAGTCTAAGCGAACTTGAAAGCAAATTAGACTTTCCGGTTGTGGTGGCATCCGGTGGTCCATCACTAATTAAGCAGATTCCAAAATTAAAAGAAGTAAGAAATCGGATAATTCTTATCGCCTCTGGATCAACAGTCAATACGCTACTTCATTATAAAATTGAACCAGACTTTGTTATATCCATTGACGGAGGAGAAAATAATTATAATCACTATAAGGATACAACCTTTTCAAATTCAAAATTAATATATAGTATTAGGAACCATTACAAAATCCGCAACCAATTTTGTGAAACGGGTTTTGCTTTTATTCCGTCAATTGAACCTGACGTGGCAAAGCATATAAAACAGATAACTGGAAAAGAATTGCCCATGCTTTTAGGCGGTACTTCAGTTGCTGTATATGCTTTAACGGTTGCTCTTTATATTTCATCTGGAAAAGTTGCTTTAATAGGACAAGATCTAGCCTACACTGATAATAAAACCCATGCAGAACATAATAAGAATTTTCGAAAGGTCGATGAAAACTACAAAAAAAAGCGAGGAACATTTTTCACGGAGGGCTACTATGGTGAGGATGTTTTAACGGATACACCATTTCTATCGATGAAAAAAGGATTTGAGCAAGTTGCAGAAATTTCAAAGGAGCATGACAGATTATATAATTGTACAGAAGGTGGAGCTAAAATAAACGGGTTTCAACAGATTCCTTTTGATATGTTTTGTAGTTTCATACAACCGGAGAAAGTAGACATTGTTTTAGAAAGTACTATTGAAAAGACGGATTTCACTTTATTTAAAGATAAAGTGCAAGGCGAAGTCCAAATGTACGACCAACTGGCTAACCATTTAGAGAAAGGGATAAATCTGCTTACATCTAACAAAAGTAATAGAATATTTGACACAAAAGTCGTTAAAGGTTTAAATAATGTTGATAAACAACTAAAAAAGGTATTCAATCAAGTCTCTATGAATAGCATAGTTAATCCCATCACATTAGACACTTTAAATAATTTTTTATCGAAACAAACTGAAAGTAAGCTTGAAGAATTTGAACGTGTTTATAAACAAAATTATGAACTGTACAGTAGATTGTTAGAAGCGACAAAGCTTTCGAAACAATATACAATTGATTTACTAAATGAAGTAGATAATAAGTTGAAGGGTGAATACGATGACGGAAATGGTAGAACTTATTGA
- a CDS encoding flagellin N-terminal helical domain-containing protein, producing MRINHNIAALNTHRQLGANNTQASKNLEKLSSGLKINRAGDDAAGLAISEKMRGQIRGLDMAAKNAQDGISLIQTAEGALNETHAILQRMRELAVQAANDTNVTADRTSIQDELTALTSEINRIAANTEFNTQNLLGGTFSDKTFHIGANSGQAITLTIATMTAAALSIDSISVSNTSGASAAITSINNAIEAVSTQRSKLGAVQNRLEHTINNLGTSSENLTAAESRIRDVDMAKEMMEFTKNNILTQAAQAMLAQANQQPQGVLQLLR from the coding sequence ATGAGAATCAATCACAACATTGCGGCACTTAACACACACCGCCAACTAGGTGCTAACAACACACAAGCATCTAAAAACCTAGAAAAACTATCTTCTGGTCTTAAAATCAACCGTGCAGGTGACGACGCAGCAGGTCTTGCAATCTCCGAAAAAATGCGTGGACAAATCCGTGGTTTGGATATGGCAGCGAAAAATGCGCAAGATGGAATCTCTCTAATCCAAACTGCTGAAGGGGCGCTCAACGAAACACACGCTATTCTTCAACGTATGCGTGAGCTTGCAGTACAAGCTGCAAACGACACAAACGTAACTGCTGACCGTACATCAATCCAAGACGAATTGACAGCACTCACTTCTGAAATTAATCGAATCGCTGCAAATACTGAGTTCAACACACAAAACTTGCTTGGTGGAACATTCTCTGATAAAACATTCCATATTGGTGCGAACTCTGGACAAGCGATTACTTTGACAATCGCTACAATGACTGCAGCTGCATTATCAATAGATTCAATTTCTGTAAGCAATACTTCAGGTGCAAGTGCTGCAATTACATCAATTAATAATGCAATCGAAGCTGTCTCTACACAACGTTCAAAACTTGGTGCAGTTCAAAATCGTTTAGAGCACACTATAAATAACCTTGGAACGTCATCCGAAAACTTGACAGCAGCGGAATCACGTATACGTGATGTTGATATGGCAAAAGAAATGATGGAGTTCACTAAGAACAACATCCTAACGCAAGCAGCACAAGCAATGTTAGCGCAAGCGAATCAGCAGCCACAAGGTGTACTTCAATTACTACGATAA
- the csrA gene encoding carbon storage regulator CsrA: MLVLSRKANDTIKIGEDIELRILEVKGDTVRIGIEAPKSVDILRGELVQSISDTNTEAITLDTDLFTQLMKKD, encoded by the coding sequence ATGCTCGTCCTATCCCGAAAAGCGAACGACACGATTAAAATCGGCGAAGACATCGAACTCCGTATCCTTGAGGTCAAAGGCGACACCGTCCGCATCGGCATCGAAGCCCCGAAGTCGGTGGACATCCTGCGAGGCGAGCTCGTCCAATCGATTTCAGATACAAACACTGAAGCCATCACACTAGACACCGATCTATTTACCCAGCTTATGAAAAAGGACTAA
- the fliW gene encoding flagellar assembly protein FliW gives MQIETKFHGSLEIKDNDKWSFPKGLPGFEEEKEFILLPIEGNNMFQVLQSITTPAVAFIVANPYTLIDDYSFDIDEPTIELLGIQNPEDIMVLGVVSLKQPFENSTINLQAPLIFQLNDRKAKQMILNDNRFDIRQPIDKGGN, from the coding sequence ATGCAAATTGAAACAAAATTCCATGGATCCCTTGAAATCAAAGACAACGACAAATGGAGCTTTCCAAAGGGGCTGCCAGGGTTCGAGGAAGAAAAAGAATTCATCTTGTTGCCAATCGAAGGCAACAACATGTTCCAAGTGCTTCAGTCCATAACAACACCAGCAGTCGCCTTCATCGTCGCCAATCCATACACGCTGATCGATGACTATTCCTTCGACATCGACGAACCGACAATTGAACTGCTTGGCATCCAGAACCCGGAAGACATTATGGTGCTAGGTGTAGTATCGTTGAAACAACCATTCGAAAACTCAACGATCAACCTACAAGCACCACTAATCTTCCAGCTCAACGACCGGAAAGCAAAGCAGATGATCCTGAACGACAACCGCTTCGATATCCGCCAACCCATCGACAAAGGAGGAAACTGA
- a CDS encoding DUF6470 family protein: protein MNIPQLQIQTTRGILGLQIDKSIQEIEQPKATQQIEQPAAVLEMSTTRPQLSLDTTENRAEIDMKSAIRRGNENAQYGMQKVMEGIARRAQEGQQLVQIENGGNAMVHIIKQNTDRPIAPLGIRFVGDRTKVQTDITPGKLNINATPQKPIHDVQINKPIHNYTPGKVTGVMEQYPSIQIDIKW, encoded by the coding sequence ATGAACATTCCACAACTCCAAATCCAAACTACCCGTGGAATCCTTGGCTTGCAAATCGACAAGTCTATCCAAGAAATCGAGCAGCCGAAAGCAACCCAACAAATCGAACAACCGGCAGCCGTCCTGGAAATGTCCACAACTCGACCGCAGCTATCGTTGGATACAACCGAAAACCGGGCCGAAATAGACATGAAAAGCGCAATCCGCCGAGGCAACGAGAACGCACAGTACGGCATGCAGAAGGTGATGGAAGGCATCGCCCGCCGCGCGCAGGAAGGACAGCAACTTGTCCAAATCGAGAACGGTGGCAATGCCATGGTGCACATCATTAAGCAGAACACCGACCGGCCCATCGCCCCGCTTGGCATTCGTTTTGTAGGCGACCGAACAAAAGTGCAAACAGACATTACGCCGGGTAAGCTAAACATCAACGCCACACCACAGAAGCCGATTCATGACGTGCAGATCAACAAACCGATCCACAACTATACACCAGGTAAAGTGACAGGCGTCATGGAGCAGTATCCTTCCATTCAAATTGATATCAAATGGTAG
- the flgL gene encoding flagellar hook-associated protein FlgL → MRVTQSMLSNNMLRNLTSSYNKMGKLQEQLSSGKKVNRPSDDPVVVMRSLGYGMQVDKVAQYQKNLGEVHNWLDSSDDALDGVGEVLLRAKDLVTNAANTGAMTPEDREKIKVELEQLQQQARDLANTKVGEKYIFSGTMTDKPLFNGTDFETGAGFAKDIEIEVFDGVSLRVNTNGTDLFKDIDEAFNTMLAIGDDGEGFSESIATIDGLMDDVLTARADIGARSNRAELMGNRLEMQEGAAKKQRSENEDTEYEKVITEMITQESIHRAALSIGARIIQPSLVDFLR, encoded by the coding sequence ATGCGTGTTACACAATCAATGCTTTCCAATAATATGCTGCGTAATCTTACGTCAAGCTACAATAAAATGGGCAAGCTGCAAGAACAGCTCAGCTCCGGAAAAAAAGTAAACCGTCCATCCGATGACCCTGTCGTTGTCATGCGCAGTCTCGGATACGGCATGCAAGTCGATAAAGTCGCCCAATACCAAAAGAACTTGGGTGAAGTGCATAACTGGCTGGATAGTTCGGATGATGCCTTGGACGGGGTCGGCGAAGTGCTGCTTCGTGCGAAAGACTTGGTTACCAACGCGGCGAATACCGGTGCCATGACACCGGAAGACCGAGAAAAAATTAAAGTGGAATTGGAACAGCTCCAACAACAAGCTAGGGATTTGGCTAACACAAAAGTTGGAGAAAAATATATTTTTAGTGGAACGATGACAGATAAGCCTTTATTTAATGGCACTGATTTTGAAACAGGTGCGGGATTTGCTAAAGACATTGAAATCGAAGTGTTTGACGGGGTCAGTCTACGTGTTAATACTAATGGTACAGATTTGTTCAAAGATATCGATGAGGCCTTTAATACTATGTTGGCAATAGGTGATGACGGCGAAGGCTTTAGCGAATCGATTGCGACCATTGATGGCTTAATGGATGACGTCCTTACGGCCCGCGCAGACATCGGTGCCCGCTCCAATCGCGCAGAACTAATGGGGAACCGTCTTGAAATGCAAGAAGGAGCGGCAAAAAAACAACGTTCTGAAAATGAAGATACCGAATATGAGAAAGTGATCACTGAAATGATTACTCAAGAATCTATTCACCGTGCTGCTCTTTCCATAGGTGCACGGATTATTCAACCGTCATTAGTAGACTTCTTGAGATAA
- the flgK gene encoding flagellar hook-associated protein FlgK translates to MRSTFMGLETNKRGLYTQQSALYTTGHNISNANTLGYSRQRVNMQATAGFPGVGLNTPTMPGFLGTGVEAGSIQRIRDSFVDQQYRQESNKLGYWESRSNAISQMEDVLAEPSAYGLQKSLSEFWSSLQQLATDPQNGGARAVAVERGVAVAGSFNYLHKSLTEIQTNLGQEIGVSTKDINSIMQQIADLNRQISEVEPNGYMPNDLYDARDLLLDELATYVPIEVSYQKSGGRALAIAEGTVTVKIKTAGDPITVISGKDAAKMSVVGADAEGNPTGPNNMSGFTFTATGAATGGPLDVADMQKSGKLKSLVDSYGYSTDGGATVKGLYPEMLAKLDKMAQEFAREFNDQHKQGTDLKGDPGIDFFEGGPPITAGNIKVSDDLQNDSNKVAASDSASAEVGNGKNAQKLADIQFKPIGSSGTGLDGSTIQSYFAGIIGELGVEGQQANKMTTNTAILLGAVSNRRDSISSVSLDEEMTDMIRFQQAYNASARMITVVDETLEKIINGMGVVGR, encoded by the coding sequence ATGCGCTCCACATTCATGGGACTCGAAACAAACAAACGCGGACTGTACACCCAACAATCCGCACTCTATACGACTGGGCACAACATCAGTAACGCTAACACGCTTGGCTACTCCCGCCAACGCGTTAACATGCAGGCGACAGCTGGCTTCCCGGGCGTTGGTTTGAATACACCGACGATGCCGGGGTTCCTTGGGACTGGGGTCGAAGCTGGATCCATCCAGAGGATCCGCGATTCGTTCGTTGATCAGCAATATAGACAGGAATCGAATAAGCTTGGTTATTGGGAATCCAGATCCAATGCCATTTCCCAAATGGAAGACGTACTCGCCGAACCATCTGCGTACGGTTTGCAAAAATCACTAAGTGAATTTTGGTCATCTTTGCAACAACTTGCCACCGACCCTCAAAACGGAGGGGCACGAGCAGTTGCCGTAGAGCGGGGCGTAGCGGTAGCCGGCTCTTTCAATTACTTGCACAAGTCACTTACTGAAATCCAAACCAACCTTGGCCAAGAGATCGGCGTCAGCACAAAAGACATTAACTCCATCATGCAGCAAATTGCCGATTTGAACCGCCAGATCAGTGAGGTTGAACCAAACGGCTATATGCCGAATGATCTGTATGACGCGCGTGATTTACTGCTCGACGAATTGGCTACATATGTACCAATTGAAGTCAGTTATCAGAAATCAGGCGGGCGTGCTTTGGCGATTGCCGAGGGTACCGTGACGGTGAAGATTAAGACAGCCGGAGATCCGATTACTGTAATTAGCGGAAAAGACGCAGCGAAAATGAGTGTGGTGGGTGCCGATGCAGAAGGCAACCCTACAGGCCCAAATAATATGTCTGGATTTACTTTCACAGCAACAGGAGCGGCTACAGGTGGACCACTTGATGTTGCCGATATGCAAAAGTCTGGGAAACTGAAATCCTTAGTAGACTCCTATGGATATAGCACGGATGGCGGGGCAACTGTTAAAGGATTATATCCTGAAATGCTTGCCAAATTGGACAAGATGGCGCAGGAGTTTGCGAGAGAATTTAATGATCAACATAAACAAGGTACAGACTTAAAAGGAGATCCAGGAATTGATTTCTTTGAGGGGGGACCTCCGATAACCGCCGGAAATATAAAAGTTTCGGATGATTTGCAGAATGATTCTAATAAAGTAGCAGCTTCCGATTCTGCTTCTGCCGAAGTAGGCAATGGGAAAAATGCACAGAAACTGGCGGATATACAGTTTAAACCAATTGGTTCTAGTGGTACTGGCTTAGATGGCTCCACCATTCAATCCTACTTCGCTGGTATCATCGGCGAACTTGGCGTCGAGGGTCAACAGGCAAACAAAATGACAACAAACACCGCCATATTACTAGGCGCCGTCTCCAACCGAAGAGATTCCATCAGCTCCGTGTCACTAGATGAAGAAATGACCGACATGATTCGTTTCCAACAAGCGTATAACGCATCGGCCCGCATGATTACCGTAGTGGACGAAACACTCGAAAAAATCATCAATGGCATGGGTGTTGTCGGCAGATAA
- a CDS encoding flagellar protein FlgN — protein MSIQPILASLDSLEKLHRSLLRLAYDKTKLIKEGDMIGLDQMLKDEQAHLAAIVQMDKQRQRAVVQYLTDQGRPVTGEPTVADLLDAAPEAEKQQLAEARDRLLHAIHDLKWQNDLNQKLTYQSLQFVNLSLDMVRPRPESVNYSKTEIQGSQKSKDVPTFDTNA, from the coding sequence ATGTCCATCCAACCCATTTTGGCGTCACTCGACAGCCTCGAAAAACTTCATAGAAGTCTGCTGCGGCTCGCATATGACAAAACGAAGCTTATCAAAGAAGGGGACATGATTGGCCTCGACCAGATGCTAAAAGACGAGCAAGCACATCTGGCCGCCATCGTGCAAATGGACAAACAACGGCAGCGAGCCGTAGTGCAATACCTGACGGATCAAGGAAGACCCGTCACCGGCGAACCGACCGTGGCCGACCTGCTCGACGCAGCACCGGAAGCGGAAAAGCAACAACTGGCGGAGGCGAGGGACCGTCTCCTGCATGCGATTCATGACTTGAAATGGCAAAACGACCTGAACCAGAAACTGACCTACCAATCCCTTCAGTTCGTGAATCTATCGCTGGACATGGTCCGGCCGCGCCCGGAATCGGTCAACTATTCAAAAACAGAAATTCAAGGCAGCCAAAAGTCGAAAGACGTACCAACTTTCGATACAAACGCCTGA
- the flgM gene encoding flagellar biosynthesis anti-sigma factor FlgM, whose product MKINNNMNIPRINPYKANQIKAEQAKEQMKVKADKIEISSEAKQLSETSAFSLKRQERVQQLKSQIQDGTYNVDAEKLASNLVNYFNIQK is encoded by the coding sequence ATGAAAATCAACAACAATATGAACATACCGCGTATCAATCCGTACAAAGCCAACCAGATCAAGGCGGAACAGGCAAAGGAACAGATGAAGGTCAAAGCGGACAAAATCGAAATCTCGTCCGAAGCGAAACAACTATCCGAAACGTCAGCCTTCTCTCTGAAAAGACAAGAGCGCGTCCAACAGCTGAAATCGCAAATCCAGGACGGCACGTACAACGTGGATGCCGAAAAGCTCGCATCCAACCTGGTCAATTACTTCAACATCCAGAAATAA
- a CDS encoding TIGR03826 family flagellar region protein → MAELRECPTCGDFFNYTGVRDVCAKCAMDEEKIYEEVYRFLRRRENRAATIERIVEATGCTESLLHKWVRKGRLQPALFPNLGYPCDNCGRLTTKGKLCDRCTADIKNELRTFEAAQEFRESVDKQSKATYHAERRSNT, encoded by the coding sequence ATGGCAGAATTACGCGAATGCCCGACATGCGGCGACTTTTTCAACTACACCGGCGTGCGGGACGTCTGCGCGAAATGCGCGATGGACGAAGAGAAAATCTACGAGGAAGTGTACCGCTTCCTGAGAAGGCGGGAAAACCGGGCGGCGACCATCGAACGAATCGTCGAAGCGACAGGCTGCACCGAATCGCTGCTTCATAAATGGGTCCGCAAAGGCCGCCTGCAGCCGGCCCTCTTCCCGAACCTCGGTTATCCATGCGACAACTGCGGCCGCCTGACGACTAAGGGGAAACTCTGCGACCGCTGCACCGCCGATATTAAAAATGAACTGCGGACGTTTGAAGCAGCACAGGAGTTTCGGGAGTCGGTGGATAAACAAAGCAAAGCGACGTACCATGCGGAGCGTCGGTCAAACACGTAA
- a CDS encoding ComF family protein, whose translation MSHCLLCEQSIATSPTFSGLLGIDHKKDICEDCSKSFQRADIIDEDPLFERITSIYTYNEAMREYLHQYKFLQDVALAGVFSNELRAVLKGKATVVPVPMHPEKKIDRTFSHVDELLKRAGIPFVHLLEKNGTEAMGEKSKEERLAMRPLFAIKPDAAVGPGPYILIDDIFTTGTTLRHAATVLKEAGATQIEAVTLIRAEPSH comes from the coding sequence ATGAGCCACTGTCTCTTATGTGAGCAGTCAATCGCGACTTCACCGACATTTAGCGGGCTGCTCGGCATCGATCACAAAAAAGACATATGCGAGGACTGTTCAAAAAGCTTCCAGCGCGCCGACATAATAGATGAAGATCCGCTTTTTGAACGGATTACCTCCATCTATACGTACAATGAAGCGATGCGCGAATACTTGCATCAATATAAATTCCTCCAAGACGTGGCACTCGCGGGCGTCTTTTCGAATGAATTGCGGGCGGTGCTGAAAGGGAAGGCGACCGTCGTCCCGGTTCCGATGCACCCGGAAAAGAAAATTGATCGCACTTTCTCCCATGTCGACGAGCTGCTAAAGCGAGCGGGCATCCCGTTTGTGCATCTGCTCGAAAAAAACGGCACCGAAGCGATGGGAGAGAAATCGAAAGAAGAACGGCTCGCGATGCGCCCTTTATTTGCAATCAAACCGGACGCAGCCGTCGGACCAGGTCCATACATACTCATCGATGACATTTTCACGACCGGCACGACGCTCCGCCACGCGGCAACCGTCCTAAAAGAGGCCGGCGCCACGCAGATCGAAGCGGTCACGCTCATCCGTGCCGAACCGTCACACTAG
- a CDS encoding DEAD/DEAH box helicase, whose protein sequence is MTTTFDPAIRDFLSGRIWLRRHTPFPREVIDAHIESKRILTIPGIQVKKRHPFCNRCENEDPARFTTFDCAKCGGPCTYCRHCLKMGRVSSCTELIIWNGEAPVFPTDHALAWEGTLTPRQKKASEELAESTAKQRSHLIYAVCGSGKTEILFEPIHRLLTEGKRVCLAAPRVDVILELEPRLRAAFPETSIEALYGGSESKTDTALQLVLATTHQLFRFRHAFDAVFVDEADAFPYTADEPLQRAVRKAAKPGVPVHFVTATPSDKLLADMKKNGNISTINRRYHGHPLPVPRYSTLWNYAKRIRKGKLPKKLVAWTEDRLKRKEPFLIFFHHIGLMEEALPLFEKLDPRIKAVHAAHPHRKEHVQMLRNKEVPGLLTTTILERGITIPNVQVAVAGAEQLIFNKGALIQIGGRVGRSAQHPAGDFVLFHHGITYAMDEAKREIQRLNEGRDTT, encoded by the coding sequence ATGACGACAACCTTCGACCCGGCCATCAGAGATTTTCTGAGCGGCCGTATTTGGCTGCGCCGGCACACCCCTTTCCCGCGCGAAGTGATCGATGCTCATATTGAATCAAAACGGATTCTGACCATTCCAGGCATACAGGTGAAAAAACGCCACCCGTTTTGCAATCGATGTGAAAACGAAGACCCGGCCAGGTTTACAACATTCGACTGTGCCAAATGCGGCGGCCCGTGCACGTACTGCAGGCATTGCCTGAAAATGGGGCGCGTTTCTTCCTGTACCGAGCTCATCATTTGGAACGGCGAAGCGCCCGTTTTTCCGACCGACCATGCGCTCGCTTGGGAAGGGACACTTACGCCGCGCCAGAAAAAAGCGTCCGAAGAACTTGCCGAAAGTACTGCAAAACAGCGGTCGCACCTCATTTATGCTGTCTGCGGCTCTGGGAAAACGGAGATTTTATTCGAACCGATCCATCGACTGCTAACGGAAGGGAAGCGGGTGTGCCTCGCCGCGCCCCGGGTCGACGTCATCCTCGAACTCGAACCAAGGCTGCGCGCTGCGTTCCCCGAGACTTCCATCGAAGCGCTTTACGGCGGGAGCGAATCAAAAACGGATACCGCACTGCAGCTTGTCTTGGCGACAACGCATCAGCTGTTCCGTTTCCGGCACGCGTTCGACGCTGTCTTCGTCGACGAAGCGGATGCGTTCCCGTACACGGCGGACGAACCGCTCCAGCGGGCTGTCCGAAAAGCCGCGAAACCGGGAGTGCCCGTCCATTTTGTTACCGCGACACCATCGGACAAGCTGCTTGCGGACATGAAGAAAAACGGCAACATCTCAACGATCAACCGCCGTTATCACGGACATCCGCTGCCTGTTCCGAGGTACAGCACGCTATGGAATTACGCGAAACGGATCCGAAAAGGGAAGCTGCCGAAAAAACTCGTTGCGTGGACGGAAGACCGGCTGAAAAGGAAGGAACCGTTCCTTATCTTCTTCCACCATATCGGCTTGATGGAGGAAGCGCTTCCGTTATTTGAAAAGCTGGATCCGCGTATTAAAGCGGTCCATGCGGCGCATCCCCACCGGAAGGAGCATGTCCAGATGCTGCGCAATAAGGAAGTTCCGGGACTGCTAACGACAACGATCCTGGAACGCGGCATCACGATCCCGAATGTCCAAGTCGCGGTCGCCGGGGCAGAACAGCTCATCTTCAACAAGGGTGCTCTCATCCAGATCGGCGGCCGTGTCGGACGGTCTGCGCAACATCCGGCCGGCGATTTCGTCTTGTTTCATCATGGCATCACGTATGCCATGGACGAAGCGAAACGGGAAATCCAAAGGTTGAATGAAGGGCGTGACACGACATGA
- a CDS encoding DegV family protein: MKTAIVTDSTAYLPAHLIEELDIRIIPLTVMLEGQAYEEEIGIATTDFYNKVRGDGPLPKTSQPPVGRFVELFNELKQDYDAIISIHLSSGISGTYAGAVQAGEMVDGVEVCAFDTEISCYIQGFYVIRAAQLAKQGEKLDEIMAALNEMKQTTRAYFMVDDLSHLQRGGRLSGAQALIGGLLQVKPILHFQDKVIVPFEKIRTRKKAMKRIADLLGEEAARMPLDACIIHGNCPEAAETWRDELAARFPDVHFTISHFGPVIGTHLGEGAMGLGWTKRNG; encoded by the coding sequence TTGAAAACCGCAATTGTGACTGATAGCACGGCATACCTGCCGGCTCATTTAATAGAAGAATTGGATATCCGAATCATTCCGCTGACGGTGATGCTGGAAGGGCAGGCGTATGAGGAAGAAATCGGGATTGCAACGACCGATTTCTACAATAAAGTGCGGGGGGACGGGCCGTTGCCGAAGACGTCGCAGCCGCCGGTCGGCCGGTTCGTGGAGCTGTTCAATGAGCTTAAACAGGACTACGACGCCATCATTTCCATCCATCTGTCTAGCGGCATCAGTGGCACGTATGCTGGGGCGGTGCAGGCGGGGGAGATGGTCGATGGGGTGGAGGTCTGCGCATTCGACACCGAAATCTCGTGTTACATCCAAGGGTTTTACGTCATCCGCGCGGCGCAACTGGCGAAGCAGGGTGAGAAACTTGACGAAATCATGGCCGCCCTGAATGAAATGAAACAGACGACGCGTGCCTATTTCATGGTGGACGACTTGTCGCATCTGCAGCGCGGCGGCCGCTTGTCCGGCGCACAAGCACTTATAGGGGGGCTTCTCCAAGTGAAGCCAATCCTCCATTTTCAGGATAAAGTGATCGTCCCGTTCGAAAAGATCCGGACGCGCAAAAAAGCGATGAAACGGATTGCCGATCTGCTCGGCGAAGAGGCGGCCCGCATGCCGCTTGACGCGTGCATCATTCATGGCAATTGTCCGGAAGCCGCTGAAACTTGGCGCGACGAATTGGCCGCCCGCTTCCCGGACGTGCATTTCACGATCAGCCATTTTGGCCCGGTCATCGGCACCCATCTCGGGGAAGGCGCGATGGGGCTCGGCTGGACGAAGCGAAATGGCTAA